From the genome of Virgibacillus siamensis, one region includes:
- a CDS encoding DUF1189 family protein — MIFLQAFLYSIRLPKKQAMFRLNRIGMDITVIYMFILIFFVSLPSFINRLTSAKGLGADMPFFMQLVYFFMFYYLPLTIMLFLLISLIAYIGTLTAKALNRKIRFAILWKMCAYTTTIPFLVYTIAALIFPVSDAFIWLFIIYSLAFMIKIITVYPKRKKRK, encoded by the coding sequence ATGATTTTTTTACAGGCCTTTTTGTACAGCATCAGATTACCGAAAAAGCAGGCAATGTTCCGCTTAAACCGTATAGGAATGGATATAACTGTCATCTACATGTTTATTCTCATATTTTTTGTATCCCTTCCATCTTTTATAAACCGTTTGACTTCCGCAAAGGGATTAGGGGCGGATATGCCCTTTTTTATGCAGCTTGTTTATTTTTTTATGTTTTACTATTTACCATTAACAATCATGCTTTTTCTGCTTATATCATTGATTGCATATATTGGTACACTCACGGCAAAAGCACTGAATCGGAAAATACGTTTTGCAATATTATGGAAAATGTGTGCATATACCACAACTATTCCATTTCTTGTTTATACAATTGCTGCACTGATTTTCCCTGTGAGTGATGCTTTCATATGGTTGTTTATAATTTATTCACTGGCATTTATGATTAAAATCATCACGGTGTACCCGAAACGGAAAAAGCGAAAATAG
- a CDS encoding M23 family metallopeptidase — MLNRRNTGSGNADLFMKVAIAACIGMLLPFTTSFAADGSGKLETIYHVYVDGEHVGKIDQKSVAQDVMDSKIEHKKDKYKNLSLIVGEDVSFVPERVFDPSYDNDKVAELLKDKLTVKAKATGITIAHNTVGFFKDKMAANEVLKKYKGNYVDDDVLKKLAATKENNEKNNRSTPHQAENKDQLSLDTGESVITDVNFSKEVSLSEAVVSPSKVLTVKEGVKALEKGTLNEETHKVQEGDTLSGIAGEYDLSVEKLKELNKELKKEAVLPIGQKLQVMEYKSFVHVIVKEEKKVEKTIEYDTKVIESDELYKGDKKVKQEGHEGTKVIQYSITEKNGSVTHKETKTEETTEKPTKEIIVKGTKVVPSHGTGELHWPAVGGHVSSNMGMRWGSMHKGMDIAGPSSRTILAADNGTVVSAGWNSGGYGNKIVINHNNGMKTVYAHLSSISVSPGETVEKGSEIGIMGSTGDSTGVHLHFEVYKNGSLENPQDYF, encoded by the coding sequence GTGTTAAATAGAAGAAATACCGGAAGTGGGAATGCAGACCTTTTCATGAAGGTTGCCATTGCTGCATGCATTGGCATGTTATTGCCTTTTACGACATCTTTTGCAGCGGACGGGAGTGGAAAACTGGAGACCATTTACCACGTTTATGTGGATGGCGAACATGTTGGGAAGATTGACCAAAAAAGTGTCGCACAGGATGTGATGGATTCCAAAATAGAACATAAGAAAGATAAGTATAAGAATCTTTCGCTTATAGTCGGTGAAGATGTATCTTTTGTACCGGAACGTGTTTTTGATCCGTCCTATGACAATGATAAAGTAGCTGAATTACTTAAAGACAAACTTACAGTAAAAGCAAAGGCAACCGGCATCACGATTGCACATAATACAGTCGGTTTTTTTAAAGATAAAATGGCAGCAAATGAAGTGCTGAAGAAATATAAAGGCAATTATGTCGATGATGATGTTCTGAAAAAGCTTGCAGCGACAAAAGAAAACAATGAAAAAAACAATCGATCAACACCACATCAGGCTGAAAATAAGGACCAGCTTTCGTTGGATACAGGTGAATCAGTCATTACAGATGTAAATTTTTCAAAAGAGGTATCACTTTCCGAAGCCGTTGTATCACCTTCCAAAGTATTAACCGTCAAAGAAGGTGTCAAGGCACTTGAAAAAGGAACGCTGAACGAAGAAACGCACAAGGTTCAGGAAGGTGATACATTAAGCGGTATTGCTGGTGAATATGACTTATCGGTCGAAAAGTTAAAGGAACTGAACAAGGAATTGAAAAAAGAAGCGGTTCTGCCGATTGGTCAAAAACTTCAGGTAATGGAATATAAATCATTTGTTCATGTGATCGTTAAGGAAGAGAAGAAAGTAGAGAAAACGATTGAATACGATACGAAAGTCATTGAATCGGACGAGCTTTATAAGGGCGATAAAAAAGTCAAACAGGAAGGACATGAAGGCACAAAGGTCATTCAGTATTCCATAACTGAAAAGAACGGATCGGTAACACATAAAGAAACAAAAACGGAAGAAACAACGGAAAAACCAACGAAGGAAATCATCGTTAAGGGAACAAAAGTGGTGCCATCTCATGGAACGGGAGAACTGCATTGGCCGGCGGTAGGCGGTCATGTGTCCAGCAATATGGGAATGCGTTGGGGGTCAATGCATAAAGGCATGGACATAGCGGGGCCAAGTAGCCGTACGATTCTGGCAGCTGATAATGGAACAGTTGTATCGGCTGGATGGAACAGTGGCGGTTATGGCAACAAAATTGTGATCAATCACAATAATGGGATGAAAACAGTATATGCACACCTTTCATCCATCAGCGTCAGTCCAGGCGAGACGGTAGAAAAGGGAAGTGAAATTGGAATAATGGGCTCAACCGGCGATTCAACCGGTGTTCACCTTCATTTTGAAGTATATAAAAACGGATCACTTGAAAACCCTCAAGATTATTTCTAA
- a CDS encoding DHH family phosphoesterase, whose translation MTDSKKKPKLSRHLWIIYALSIVLLVFIWYYHWTLGLIMTVLFAASFYYSILTERTNRNRTEQYISTLSHRIKRVGEEALLEMPIGIILFNDDYKIEWANPFMNQFAENDTLVGTSLIELDDNLISDIKEESSEVWLQLENYRFQTTIKKEERLLYLFDRTEQAEIQTLYHNEQTVISIIFLDNYEEITQNMDDTLKSQLNSKVTSVLNNWSHDYGIYLKRTSQDRFLAVSTKETLDQLEKSKFDILDEVRALNAEHNIPLTLSIGIGYGNVPLPMLGELAQSSLDLSLGRGGDQVAIKDDTGKVRFYGGRTNPMEKRTRVRARVISHALKELVKESENVIIMGHKSPDMDSVGAAIGILNIAKVNGVEGYIVFDPDDVDTGVYRLVDAIKGEDDLWQHFIEPDEAEAIITSKSLVVVVDTHKPSMVANSRLLNKSNYKVVIDHHRRAEDFIENPTLVYMEPYASSTAELVTELLEYQPKTLKLKMLEATALLAGIIVDTKSFTLRTGSRTFDAASYLRSKGADTVLVQQFMKEDLDLYIKRSKLIERAEIFQDSIAISKGKPGEVYGSVLIAQAADTLLTMSGVSASFVISERNDGRIGISARSLGDVNVQVVMEQMNGGGHLTNAATQIEDTTIDDAEKLLKDILHEYFEGGETE comes from the coding sequence GTGACGGACTCAAAAAAGAAACCAAAATTGAGCAGGCATTTATGGATTATTTATGCATTATCAATTGTTCTGCTTGTATTTATTTGGTATTATCACTGGACGCTTGGTCTGATCATGACGGTGCTATTTGCAGCATCATTTTATTATAGTATCCTGACAGAACGTACGAACAGGAACAGGACTGAGCAATATATTTCCACACTCTCCCACCGGATAAAAAGGGTCGGTGAAGAGGCACTGCTGGAAATGCCTATCGGGATCATATTATTTAATGATGATTATAAGATTGAATGGGCGAACCCATTCATGAATCAATTCGCTGAAAATGATACCCTTGTTGGGACATCACTTATCGAGTTGGATGATAACCTGATTTCCGATATTAAAGAAGAAAGCAGTGAAGTATGGCTGCAATTGGAAAATTATCGGTTCCAGACGACCATCAAAAAAGAAGAACGTCTGCTTTATTTGTTTGACCGTACTGAGCAGGCCGAGATACAAACCCTTTATCATAACGAACAGACCGTCATATCAATTATATTCCTGGACAATTATGAGGAAATTACCCAGAACATGGATGATACACTTAAAAGCCAGCTGAATTCGAAAGTGACGTCAGTTCTGAATAATTGGTCACATGATTATGGTATCTATTTAAAACGTACTTCACAGGATCGTTTTTTGGCTGTTTCCACTAAAGAAACGCTGGATCAGCTTGAAAAATCAAAGTTTGATATCCTTGATGAAGTGCGGGCGTTAAATGCGGAACACAACATCCCGCTGACGTTGAGTATCGGTATTGGTTACGGAAATGTGCCGCTTCCGATGCTTGGTGAACTGGCGCAGTCAAGTCTTGATTTGTCACTGGGCCGTGGCGGTGATCAGGTAGCCATTAAGGATGATACCGGTAAAGTACGTTTTTACGGCGGCCGGACAAATCCGATGGAAAAACGTACCAGAGTTAGAGCGCGTGTTATTTCGCATGCATTGAAAGAATTGGTGAAAGAAAGTGAAAATGTTATTATAATGGGGCACAAGTCTCCTGATATGGACTCAGTTGGTGCGGCTATCGGGATATTGAACATCGCAAAGGTTAACGGTGTCGAAGGATATATTGTATTTGACCCGGATGACGTAGATACTGGCGTGTATCGGCTGGTTGATGCCATTAAAGGCGAGGATGATTTGTGGCAGCATTTCATCGAACCGGATGAAGCAGAGGCAATTATAACGAGTAAAAGTCTTGTTGTGGTTGTCGATACGCATAAACCATCAATGGTGGCCAATTCGCGATTGCTCAATAAATCGAACTATAAAGTGGTTATTGATCACCACAGACGTGCGGAAGATTTTATTGAAAATCCTACATTGGTATATATGGAACCGTACGCATCGTCAACAGCGGAACTTGTCACAGAGCTGCTTGAATATCAGCCGAAAACATTAAAACTGAAAATGCTCGAGGCAACCGCATTACTGGCAGGTATTATAGTTGATACAAAAAGCTTTACACTCAGAACAGGATCACGAACCTTTGACGCTGCTTCCTATTTGCGTTCAAAAGGGGCTGATACCGTTCTGGTCCAGCAGTTTATGAAAGAGGATTTGGATCTTTATATTAAACGAAGCAAGCTAATTGAGCGCGCGGAGATTTTTCAGGATTCGATAGCTATTTCGAAAGGAAAACCCGGGGAGGTCTATGGCAGTGTGCTAATCGCACAAGCTGCTGATACGCTGCTGACAATGAGCGGAGTTTCTGCATCGTTCGTTATTTCTGAACGCAATGACGGACGAATCGGAATCAGTGCCCGGTCGCTCGGTGATGTTAATGTGCAGGTTGTTATGGAACAAATGAACGGCGGCGGGCATTTAACAAATGCAGCAACACAAATTGAAGATACTACTATTGATGATGCGGAAAAACTGTTAAAAGATATATTGCATGAGTATTTTGAAGGAGGGGAAACGGAATGA
- a CDS encoding adenylosuccinate synthase, whose amino-acid sequence MSSVVVVGTQWGDEGKGKITDFLSQNAEVVARYQGGNNAGHTIKFDDITYKLHLIPSGIFFNDKTCVLGNGMVIDPKAFTEEIAYLHERNIATDNLRISNRAHVILPYHLKLDVLQEEDKGENKIGTTKKGIGPAYMDKAARSGIRVADLLDKETFREKLEQNLNEKNRLFEKVYETEGIKVEDILDEYYEYGQQLAEYVCDTSVVLNDALDEGRRVLFEGAQGVMLDIDQGTYPFVTSSNPIAGGVTIGSGIGPSKINHVVGVSKAYTTRVGDGPFPTELNDQIGDQIRETGREYGTTTGRPRRVGWFDSVVVRHAKRVSGITDLSLNSLDVLTGIETLKICVAYRYKGKIMNEFPASLKVLAECEPVYEEMPGWTEDITNVRSLHELPPNARHYLERVSQLTEIPLSIFSVGPDRTQTNVVRSVYS is encoded by the coding sequence ATGTCCTCAGTAGTCGTAGTTGGAACGCAATGGGGTGACGAAGGAAAAGGTAAAATAACCGATTTTCTTTCACAGAACGCAGAAGTTGTTGCTCGTTACCAAGGTGGAAATAATGCCGGACACACCATCAAATTTGATGATATTACGTATAAATTGCATTTGATCCCATCCGGAATTTTTTTCAATGATAAAACCTGTGTGCTCGGAAATGGCATGGTAATTGATCCGAAAGCATTTACAGAAGAAATTGCTTATTTACATGAACGGAATATTGCAACAGATAATCTACGCATTAGCAACCGTGCACATGTTATTTTGCCCTATCATTTAAAATTGGACGTGCTGCAGGAAGAAGATAAAGGCGAAAATAAAATTGGCACGACCAAAAAGGGAATCGGACCTGCTTATATGGATAAAGCGGCACGTTCAGGTATCAGAGTTGCGGACCTTCTCGATAAAGAAACATTCCGTGAGAAGCTGGAACAAAACCTGAACGAAAAAAACCGGTTATTTGAAAAAGTATATGAAACAGAAGGTATAAAGGTTGAGGACATACTGGACGAATATTATGAGTATGGCCAGCAGTTGGCTGAATATGTATGTGATACTTCAGTTGTGTTAAATGATGCTCTTGATGAAGGACGACGTGTCCTGTTTGAAGGTGCACAAGGTGTTATGCTTGATATTGATCAGGGAACTTATCCGTTTGTAACATCTTCGAATCCAATTGCCGGAGGGGTAACAATTGGTTCCGGAATCGGTCCTTCCAAAATAAATCATGTTGTCGGTGTTTCCAAAGCGTATACGACCCGCGTTGGCGATGGTCCGTTTCCAACTGAACTGAACGATCAGATCGGTGATCAAATACGGGAGACAGGCCGTGAGTATGGTACAACTACAGGAAGACCGCGTCGTGTCGGCTGGTTTGACAGCGTCGTTGTGCGCCATGCAAAACGCGTTAGCGGAATTACTGATTTATCGCTGAATTCACTTGATGTGTTAACTGGTATTGAAACATTGAAGATTTGTGTGGCATATCGGTATAAAGGTAAAATTATGAACGAATTTCCGGCGAGTTTAAAAGTTCTCGCTGAATGTGAGCCGGTTTATGAAGAAATGCCGGGCTGGACCGAAGATATAACGAATGTCCGCTCACTGCATGAATTACCACCGAATGCTCGTCATTACTTGGAGCGGGTTTCCCAATTAACCGAAATACCACTATCCATTTTCTCTGTTGGACCGGATCGCACGCAGACAAATGTCGTACGAAGTGTCTACAGCTAA
- the modB gene encoding molybdate ABC transporter permease subunit codes for MDFTPLLLSLKIAGIATVIVLVLGVFLARIIARNHFPGKRILESVLMLPLVLPPTVVGFGLLLLFGKNGPIGGLLLSRFDFQIVFTWIGAVIAAVVVSFPLMYQSAAASFQNYDPNLENAALTMGASKWKVFWTISFPLARPGLIAGLVLTFARALGEFGATLMIAGYIPNRTETIPLAIYFSVESGNMDAALFWVISIVAVGFCAILWLNWWNGKNILRFSSDK; via the coding sequence ATGGATTTTACACCATTACTTCTTTCATTAAAAATAGCTGGCATTGCTACTGTGATTGTTCTGGTATTGGGAGTCTTCCTTGCACGGATTATAGCGCGAAATCATTTTCCCGGAAAACGGATTCTGGAATCGGTCCTTATGCTTCCTTTGGTCCTGCCCCCAACGGTAGTCGGGTTCGGCTTGCTTTTATTATTCGGGAAAAACGGTCCAATTGGCGGTCTTCTTTTGTCCCGGTTTGATTTCCAGATTGTTTTTACTTGGATTGGTGCTGTAATTGCGGCTGTAGTTGTTTCCTTTCCATTAATGTATCAAAGTGCTGCAGCCTCCTTTCAAAATTATGATCCAAACCTGGAAAACGCAGCTCTAACAATGGGGGCATCCAAATGGAAAGTCTTCTGGACAATTTCTTTCCCCCTTGCAAGACCGGGGCTTATCGCGGGACTTGTATTAACATTTGCACGTGCATTGGGAGAGTTTGGTGCCACTTTAATGATTGCAGGCTACATCCCAAATCGAACCGAAACAATTCCACTGGCAATCTACTTTTCCGTGGAATCCGGCAATATGGATGCTGCTTTATTTTGGGTAATCAGCATTGTTGCTGTCGGTTTTTGTGCAATATTGTGGCTGAACTGGTGGAATGGAAAAAATATTCTCCGATTTTCAAGTGACAAATAA
- the dnaB gene encoding replicative DNA helicase, with the protein MSEFWSDRTPPHNIEAEQAVIGAVFLEPEALSAAAEALMPEDFYRASHQRIFDAMLKLSDRGEPIDLVTVTTSLSNDKTLNEVGGVQYLSDLAGSVPTAANIEYYSKIVEEKSLLRRLIRTATDIVTSGFATEDDVEDVLNEAEKNILEVSGRKNSGAFKSIKDVLIDVYDNIEQLHHHDADVTGIPTGYRDLDRITSGFQRNDLIIVAARPSVGKTAFALNIAQNVAINTDENVAIFSLEMGADQLVSRMLCAEGNIDAQRLRTGRLEPDDWGKLTMAMGSLSNAGIYIDDSPGIRVSEIRSKCRRLKQEHGLGMILIDYLQLIQGSGNSKENRQQEVSEISRSLKALARELNVPLIALSQLSRGVESRQDKRPMMSDLRESGSIEQDADIVGFLYRDDYYDQESEKQNIIEIIISKQRNGPVGNVELAFVKEYNKFVDLDHRYSDSDVPPEPVQA; encoded by the coding sequence ATGAGTGAATTTTGGAGTGACCGAACACCACCACATAACATCGAAGCGGAACAGGCGGTAATCGGTGCCGTTTTTCTGGAGCCGGAAGCCTTGTCAGCCGCTGCAGAAGCGTTAATGCCGGAAGATTTTTACCGGGCAAGCCATCAGCGTATTTTTGATGCCATGCTGAAGTTGTCGGACCGGGGAGAACCGATTGACCTTGTAACCGTAACAACGTCTTTATCAAATGATAAGACGCTCAATGAAGTCGGGGGTGTTCAATACCTGTCCGATTTGGCAGGAAGTGTCCCGACAGCGGCAAACATCGAATATTACAGTAAAATTGTGGAAGAAAAGTCATTGCTTCGCAGGCTGATTCGTACTGCAACTGACATCGTCACGTCCGGATTTGCTACAGAAGATGATGTGGAAGATGTTCTGAATGAGGCGGAAAAAAATATTCTTGAAGTTTCCGGACGCAAAAATTCGGGAGCTTTTAAATCAATCAAAGATGTTCTGATTGATGTTTATGATAATATTGAGCAGCTTCATCATCATGATGCAGATGTTACCGGTATCCCAACCGGTTATCGGGACCTGGACCGGATAACTTCCGGGTTTCAGCGCAATGATTTGATTATTGTTGCGGCCCGGCCATCCGTCGGTAAAACTGCATTTGCCCTGAATATCGCGCAAAACGTTGCCATTAACACGGATGAAAATGTAGCTATTTTCAGTTTGGAGATGGGGGCTGATCAGCTTGTTTCCCGTATGTTGTGTGCAGAGGGAAACATTGATGCACAGCGTCTAAGGACAGGAAGACTCGAGCCGGATGACTGGGGCAAACTAACAATGGCGATGGGAAGTCTGTCCAATGCCGGAATTTATATCGATGATTCTCCGGGTATTCGGGTCAGTGAAATTAGATCCAAGTGCCGCCGTCTTAAGCAGGAGCACGGTCTGGGAATGATTCTGATTGATTATCTGCAGTTGATTCAAGGCAGTGGAAACTCGAAGGAAAACAGACAACAGGAAGTTTCCGAAATTTCCCGGTCATTAAAAGCGCTGGCACGTGAACTGAATGTGCCGTTGATTGCACTATCACAGCTTTCCCGTGGGGTGGAATCAAGACAGGATAAGCGGCCAATGATGTCGGACCTCCGTGAATCCGGAAGTATTGAGCAGGATGCGGATATTGTAGGGTTTTTATACCGTGATGACTACTATGATCAGGAATCCGAAAAGCAAAATATTATTGAAATCATCATTTCCAAACAGCGTAATGGTCCTGTCGGTAATGTGGAACTGGCCTTCGTGAAAGAATATAATAAATTTGTGGATCTGGATCACCGTTACTCTGATAGTGATGTACCTCCAGAACCGGTTCAGGCATAA
- a CDS encoding YybS family protein, which produces MNSKKLTDGAMLTALYIVLLLITLFVPIISVVAMFVLPVPVIIYASRYNWKPTAVMVGAILILSFLFTTFLSLPITVMTCLGGLMIGSAMHQQSTAYETWARGTIGFIVGLLFAFLFSQIIFDVNWIDELNAMLAESMQMSRDFMTQFGLAEVTQEEWDTLKKQVSMIANLLPVGLAIIAIIFAFISQWAAYKVINRLYQQRLGFPPFRTLRFPVALIWIYFLSLIVTFFDLDPSGTLYLAVNNIMWLTGILMTLQGFSFIFFYAHEKNISKALPISSVVLSLFFPFFLLYLVRLLGIIDIGFGLRDRIGEKDNK; this is translated from the coding sequence ATGAACTCGAAAAAATTAACAGACGGCGCAATGCTTACGGCACTTTATATTGTACTTCTGCTGATTACGCTTTTTGTGCCGATAATATCAGTTGTTGCAATGTTTGTTTTGCCGGTTCCGGTAATTATATATGCCAGCCGTTATAATTGGAAACCGACTGCTGTTATGGTTGGTGCCATTCTAATCTTATCGTTTCTGTTTACAACGTTTTTGTCACTGCCAATCACGGTTATGACCTGTTTAGGCGGGTTGATGATAGGCAGTGCCATGCATCAGCAATCTACTGCTTATGAAACATGGGCACGCGGAACAATCGGATTTATTGTCGGATTGTTATTTGCTTTTCTGTTCAGTCAGATTATTTTTGACGTCAACTGGATTGATGAACTCAATGCAATGTTAGCAGAATCGATGCAGATGAGTCGTGATTTCATGACTCAATTTGGGCTTGCTGAGGTCACACAGGAAGAATGGGATACGCTTAAGAAACAAGTATCCATGATAGCAAATCTCCTTCCAGTGGGATTAGCGATCATTGCAATCATCTTTGCGTTTATCAGCCAATGGGCAGCATATAAGGTGATTAATCGTTTGTATCAACAAAGACTTGGTTTTCCGCCGTTTCGCACGTTGCGATTCCCGGTGGCGCTTATCTGGATATACTTTTTATCTCTGATTGTCACATTTTTTGATTTGGATCCTTCCGGTACGTTATATTTGGCGGTAAATAATATTATGTGGCTGACTGGAATACTCATGACGTTACAAGGTTTTTCATTTATTTTTTTCTATGCCCACGAGAAAAATATTTCAAAGGCACTGCCCATTTCAAGTGTGGTATTGTCACTGTTTTTCCCGTTTTTTCTTCTTTACCTTGTACGTCTATTAGGTATAATTGATATAGGTTTCGGATTACGGGACCGAATCGGGGAAAAAGACAATAAGTAA
- the modA gene encoding molybdate ABC transporter substrate-binding protein: MKYIKYISFILIIILVSGCSNQAKDAEHKIFVSAAASLSGPLNEIVDEFEKENPDTIVTLQFGASGKLAQQIQQGAPVDVFLSADEKRMDLLASQDMIVPDTRTNFTRNKLVLIANKNSAIQINTLKNLPQTNVSQIAIGNPKSVPAGTYTKQALENVGIWDSLAEKFVYAKDVRQVLTYVESGNTDLGFVYASDLKRSGLVKGISKINADLYDPIVYPAAVTASSETKKQAKSFIQFLKSDKAQTVLSDAGFGS; encoded by the coding sequence ATGAAATACATAAAATATATATCTTTTATTCTTATCATTATACTTGTATCCGGATGTTCCAACCAGGCAAAGGATGCGGAACATAAAATCTTTGTTTCTGCAGCAGCAAGTTTATCCGGCCCCCTGAATGAAATAGTGGATGAATTTGAAAAGGAAAACCCGGACACTATCGTGACATTACAGTTTGGCGCTTCAGGAAAGCTTGCTCAGCAAATCCAGCAGGGCGCGCCTGTGGATGTTTTTTTATCAGCTGATGAAAAGCGAATGGATCTGCTGGCGTCACAGGACATGATTGTACCCGATACAAGAACTAATTTCACCCGAAATAAGCTTGTACTGATTGCTAACAAAAACAGTGCCATTCAGATTAATACATTAAAAAATCTTCCGCAAACAAATGTGAGTCAAATAGCCATTGGTAATCCGAAAAGTGTTCCAGCAGGCACATATACCAAGCAAGCGCTTGAAAATGTGGGCATTTGGGACAGCCTTGCAGAAAAGTTTGTATATGCAAAGGATGTACGGCAGGTACTGACATACGTGGAATCGGGCAATACTGACCTTGGCTTTGTTTATGCTTCTGATTTAAAACGTTCAGGGCTGGTGAAAGGTATTTCAAAAATAAACGCGGATTTATACGACCCAATTGTCTATCCGGCGGCAGTAACAGCTTCCAGTGAAACAAAGAAACAAGCAAAATCATTTATACAATTTCTCAAGTCCGACAAGGCACAAACGGTCTTGTCCGATGCTGGATTTGGTTCCTGA
- a CDS encoding ATP-binding cassette domain-containing protein: MLTLQITKKLKNFTIETAFDIGGEIAVLSGPSGAGKTTILNCISGLIQPDSGKIMLNGRVLFNDHVKPLPVQKRNIGYLFQDYALFPHMTIEKNISYGMRDESLTRKLVDVTGIGHLLNSYPHQISGGEKQRAALVRALATKPEALLLDEPFSSLDTKTKNECQNELLRLHSIWKIPVILVTHDYEEAEKLGDHLLRIERGNILPE, from the coding sequence ATGCTGACTTTGCAGATCACGAAAAAACTGAAGAATTTTACAATCGAAACAGCATTTGATATAGGCGGTGAAATAGCTGTATTATCCGGTCCATCCGGGGCGGGAAAAACAACCATCCTAAATTGCATTTCCGGCCTTATACAACCGGATTCCGGAAAAATCATGCTGAATGGACGTGTCCTTTTTAATGATCATGTAAAACCGCTCCCTGTGCAAAAACGGAATATTGGATATCTGTTTCAAGACTATGCCCTGTTTCCGCATATGACGATTGAAAAAAATATTTCATATGGCATGCGGGATGAGTCGTTGACCCGCAAACTTGTCGATGTGACGGGGATCGGCCATTTACTGAACAGCTATCCACATCAAATATCAGGCGGTGAAAAGCAACGTGCAGCACTTGTCAGAGCACTTGCAACAAAACCAGAAGCCCTTTTATTGGACGAACCTTTCTCCTCCTTGGATACCAAAACCAAAAACGAATGTCAAAATGAATTACTGCGACTGCATAGCATTTGGAAAATTCCAGTTATACTAGTGACACACGATTATGAGGAAGCTGAAAAACTTGGCGATCATCTTTTGCGGATTGAGCGGGGGAACATATTACCGGAATAG
- a CDS encoding HXXEE domain-containing protein, which translates to MHGITKEWLIAYWPHVSFFAAIFITLPLLTFLPYLDLLSLWIWLQVPIYMLHQFEEHGTGKFKLWINHVIFNSKEKEVLTNEHLFWINAPLTWVLFPLFAALSSIHPSFALWIIMTSILNSALHIGATAVQRKYNPGFWASLVLNMPSGIFVIYLMQQHGILNSINVTVSIIIAIAAHALIQVIGRIQKRKVLY; encoded by the coding sequence ATGCACGGTATTACAAAAGAATGGTTGATAGCCTATTGGCCGCATGTCAGTTTTTTTGCAGCGATTTTCATAACGCTGCCTCTGCTGACGTTTTTGCCGTATTTGGATCTGTTAAGCTTATGGATCTGGTTACAGGTGCCTATTTATATGCTTCATCAATTCGAGGAGCATGGAACGGGGAAATTCAAATTGTGGATTAATCATGTCATTTTTAATTCAAAAGAAAAAGAAGTTTTAACGAATGAACACCTGTTTTGGATTAATGCTCCTCTAACATGGGTATTATTCCCGCTTTTTGCAGCTTTATCAAGCATTCATCCATCGTTTGCACTATGGATTATCATGACGTCAATCTTGAATTCAGCGTTGCATATTGGGGCAACGGCTGTACAAAGAAAATATAATCCTGGTTTTTGGGCCAGCTTAGTTCTCAATATGCCAAGCGGAATCTTCGTCATCTATTTAATGCAGCAACATGGAATATTAAATTCTATAAATGTTACGGTGTCCATTATTATCGCAATCGCAGCACATGCACTGATACAAGTAATTGGCCGAATCCAAAAGAGAAAGGTTCTATATTAA
- the rplI gene encoding 50S ribosomal protein L9: MKVIFTKDVKGKGKKGELKNVSDGYARNYLLKNNLAVEATSGNLKALEAKKNKAKQEAQEEVDDAKRLKDELADTTVEIKAKAGDSGRLFGSITSKQIAEELKNTYGYKIDKRKIELDSPIREMGYTDVPVKLHPDVTGTIKVHVSEK; this comes from the coding sequence ATGAAGGTAATTTTTACAAAAGATGTAAAAGGTAAAGGAAAAAAAGGTGAACTGAAAAACGTTTCCGATGGGTATGCACGAAACTATTTATTGAAAAATAATTTGGCGGTGGAAGCTACATCCGGAAATTTAAAAGCTCTGGAAGCCAAAAAAAATAAAGCAAAACAGGAAGCGCAGGAAGAAGTGGACGACGCAAAGCGTCTAAAAGATGAATTGGCGGACACGACAGTGGAAATCAAAGCGAAAGCCGGTGACAGCGGTCGTTTATTCGGCTCCATCACAAGTAAGCAAATAGCAGAGGAACTGAAAAACACGTACGGCTACAAAATTGATAAGCGTAAAATTGAACTTGACAGCCCTATTCGTGAAATGGGTTATACCGATGTCCCGGTTAAGCTGCATCCGGATGTTACCGGCACCATTAAAGTTCACGTATCTGAGAAATAA